Proteins encoded by one window of Chryseobacterium foetidum:
- a CDS encoding phosphatase PAP2 family protein, translated as MEEVVLEDKEIFLYLNTLGSQPFDQFWILISKTFIWIPLYAIFCYFLYKNFKLKSFIFILIFVAIGTTVSDQMAGVFKHGIQRLRPCHDPSLQGLMRIVKCGGQHGFYSAHASNTFFLASYLTVLLGKKIKWLPYFVFFWAAVVSYSRIYLGVHFPGDILVGAFAGSLVGVVFALLAKKVINKQTISQ; from the coding sequence ATGGAAGAAGTAGTTTTAGAAGACAAAGAGATATTTCTGTATCTGAATACGCTCGGAAGCCAGCCGTTTGATCAATTTTGGATTTTAATCTCAAAAACCTTCATCTGGATACCTCTTTACGCTATTTTCTGCTATTTTCTCTACAAAAATTTCAAGCTTAAATCTTTTATATTCATTTTAATATTTGTGGCCATCGGAACTACGGTTTCAGATCAGATGGCGGGTGTTTTCAAACATGGAATCCAGAGATTGAGACCTTGCCATGACCCATCGCTACAAGGGTTGATGAGAATTGTAAAATGTGGCGGACAGCATGGTTTTTATTCTGCACATGCGTCTAATACCTTTTTTTTAGCATCTTATCTTACAGTTTTATTAGGAAAAAAAATCAAATGGCTGCCTTATTTTGTTTTCTTTTGGGCAGCAGTAGTTTCATACAGCAGAATTTATTTGGGCGTACATTTCCCGGGAGATATTTTGGTTGGGGCGTTTGCAGGATCTTTGGTGGGAGTGGTATTTGCTTTACTCGCTAAAAAAGTGATCAACAAACAAACCATATCTCAATGA
- the secD gene encoding protein translocase subunit SecD: MQGKGLITIIAIVLGLICLNELIPTWYASKIESQIEAANGNEKEIKRLKEQTLNLGYTELTYAKAKDKEMKLGLDLKGGINVLLEINQRDLVNDLTNYSTNPVLIEALNKTDEVQKNSTKSYIDNFFDQFDAVNKARGANLKLADAEIFGNTNLQEIKHNTTDEQVKSIVKKRIDLSVDAAFEVIRTRIDKVGAIQPNVQRVPGTARISVEMPGMKDRDKVKKMLQTSAKLQFWEVQQAQEVVPYFQSLSTMISAKGDSIGISKKTDLMKLLQFEKLQSNGVGNIKISDTATVNKILRSKVAQSLRPANLKYTQFLWGYKPEATSPDDLVLYAIRGNINQKAPVDGAVETAKISYDDLGRVVVDMQMDSKGAKEWKTLTEKNVGRPVAVTLDGNVYTAPNVVNAIPNGRTQISGNFSQEEAKELVDVLGAGKLPAGAKVVQDTVVGPSLGQESINAGMMSFAIAFLIIIVYIIFYYGGAGVYAVIAMIINLFYIFGIMDSGDFTLTLPGIAGMVLTMAMAVDTNVIIYERTKEELFAGKGILQAYKDGFKHALNAIIDGHLTTLLTAAVLFFFGTGPIKGFAITLGIGIIMTLFTSVALSRVMIFSRLEKGKGLSVWTAPTKNLFRNTWIDFIGKRKIAYAVSVILTIVSLVSIFTNGFKYGIDFTGGRNYVVRFDKNVSAEDAEESLVKLFKTEDGKNSSVEAKTFGNDRQLKISTDYLFEDESLKADQTVENKLYEGLKSNLPANITLEEFKSADKDHAGIVSSEKVGPTVADDIKTHGILAVVAALAGIFIYILIRFRKWQFSLGAVAALFHDAVIILGAYSLLHNIMPFNMEINQDFVAAILTVLGYSINDTVIIFDRIREYLREKKSVTLAGLFDDSISSTLGRTFNTTFTVLLVILAIFIFGGDNLKGFMFALLIGIGFGAYSSVFIASAIAYDFLKTGKEEEVKGRSTSDKEVLASK, encoded by the coding sequence ATGCAAGGAAAAGGACTTATTACAATTATTGCTATTGTCCTCGGGTTGATTTGCCTAAATGAGCTTATACCAACCTGGTACGCCAGCAAAATTGAATCGCAGATCGAAGCTGCGAATGGGAACGAAAAAGAAATCAAGAGACTGAAGGAACAGACTCTGAATCTTGGGTACACAGAGCTTACTTACGCAAAAGCCAAAGACAAGGAAATGAAACTGGGTCTCGACCTTAAAGGCGGGATCAACGTTCTTTTGGAAATCAATCAGAGAGATCTGGTAAACGATTTAACCAATTATTCCACAAATCCTGTGCTTATCGAAGCTTTAAACAAGACAGATGAAGTACAGAAAAATTCTACTAAGTCATACATTGACAACTTTTTTGATCAGTTTGATGCTGTAAACAAAGCAAGAGGCGCAAATCTGAAACTTGCAGACGCTGAGATTTTCGGAAATACCAATCTTCAGGAAATCAAGCACAATACCACAGACGAGCAGGTAAAAAGCATTGTAAAAAAGAGAATTGACCTTTCTGTAGATGCTGCTTTTGAAGTGATCAGAACCAGAATTGACAAAGTTGGGGCTATTCAGCCAAACGTACAGAGAGTACCGGGTACAGCAAGAATTTCTGTTGAAATGCCGGGTATGAAAGACAGAGATAAGGTAAAGAAAATGCTTCAGACTTCTGCTAAACTTCAGTTTTGGGAAGTACAGCAGGCTCAGGAAGTTGTTCCTTATTTCCAGTCATTAAGTACGATGATTTCTGCTAAGGGAGATTCAATCGGTATTTCAAAGAAAACTGATCTGATGAAACTTTTACAGTTTGAAAAGCTTCAGTCTAATGGAGTGGGAAACATCAAAATTTCTGATACTGCAACTGTAAATAAAATCTTAAGAAGCAAAGTGGCACAGTCTTTAAGACCTGCCAACCTGAAATATACTCAGTTCCTTTGGGGCTACAAGCCGGAAGCTACATCTCCGGATGATCTTGTGCTTTATGCAATCAGAGGAAATATCAACCAGAAAGCACCGGTAGACGGAGCGGTGGAAACAGCAAAAATCAGCTACGATGATCTTGGAAGAGTAGTAGTAGATATGCAGATGGATTCTAAAGGGGCTAAAGAATGGAAAACTTTAACGGAGAAAAACGTTGGAAGACCGGTAGCAGTTACACTTGACGGAAATGTATATACTGCACCAAATGTTGTCAACGCAATTCCTAACGGTAGAACACAAATCTCTGGAAACTTCTCACAGGAAGAAGCCAAAGAATTGGTAGATGTTTTGGGAGCTGGTAAATTACCTGCAGGCGCAAAAGTGGTACAGGATACGGTTGTTGGTCCTTCATTGGGTCAGGAATCTATTAATGCTGGGATGATGTCATTCGCGATTGCATTCCTTATCATTATTGTTTATATTATTTTCTATTACGGCGGAGCTGGTGTTTATGCGGTAATCGCAATGATCATCAACTTGTTCTACATCTTCGGAATTATGGATTCCGGTGACTTCACGTTAACGCTTCCTGGTATCGCAGGTATGGTATTAACGATGGCGATGGCGGTAGATACGAACGTAATTATTTATGAAAGAACCAAAGAAGAACTTTTCGCTGGAAAAGGTATTCTTCAGGCTTATAAAGATGGATTTAAGCACGCTCTAAATGCAATTATCGATGGTCACTTAACGACATTACTAACTGCGGCTGTTTTATTCTTCTTCGGAACAGGTCCTATTAAAGGATTTGCTATTACTTTAGGTATTGGTATCATCATGACTTTATTCACGTCTGTTGCATTATCAAGAGTAATGATTTTCTCAAGACTTGAAAAAGGAAAAGGGCTTTCAGTTTGGACTGCTCCTACCAAAAATCTATTCAGAAATACATGGATTGATTTTATCGGAAAGAGAAAAATCGCTTATGCTGTTTCAGTAATTTTAACAATTGTAAGTTTAGTTTCAATCTTCACCAACGGTTTTAAATATGGAATCGACTTTACAGGAGGTAGAAATTATGTAGTAAGATTTGATAAAAATGTAAGCGCTGAAGACGCTGAAGAAAGTTTAGTGAAACTTTTCAAAACTGAAGATGGGAAAAACTCTTCTGTTGAAGCAAAAACTTTCGGTAACGACAGACAGTTGAAAATTTCTACAGATTACCTTTTCGAAGACGAATCTCTGAAAGCAGACCAGACTGTAGAAAACAAATTATATGAAGGTTTAAAATCAAATCTTCCTGCAAATATTACTTTGGAAGAATTCAAATCTGCAGATAAAGATCACGCAGGGATTGTTTCATCAGAAAAAGTAGGTCCTACGGTAGCAGATGATATTAAAACTCACGGTATTTTGGCTGTTGTTGCGGCATTAGCTGGTATTTTCATCTATATTTTGATCCGATTCAGAAAGTGGCAGTTCTCTTTAGGAGCAGTTGCAGCTTTGTTCCATGATGCAGTAATTATTTTGGGGGCTTACTCATTGCTTCACAACATTATGCCTTTCAACATGGAGATCAATCAGGATTTCGTTGCGGCAATTCTTACGGTATTGGGTTATTCAATCAACGATACGGTAATTATCTTCGACAGAATCAGGGAATATTTAAGAGAGAAAAAATCAGTTACATTGGCAGGTTTATTTGATGACTCTATCTCAAGTACTTTGGGTAGAACGTTCAACACAACTTTCACAGTATTGTTGGTAATTCTTGCCATCTTCATCTTCGGTGGAGACAACCTTAAAGGCTTCATGTTTGCCTTGTTGATCGGTATCGGTTTCGGTGCTTACTCATCAGTATTCATTGCATCTGCAATCGCTTACGACTTCCTTAAAACAGGTAAGGAAGAAGAAGTAAAAGGTAGATCTACTTCAGACAAAGAAGTTTTGGCTTCAAAATAA
- a CDS encoding DUF4421 domain-containing protein, whose protein sequence is MKVKYTISVLVISAMFKSQEKDSLNQNFSTAKNTVSIVAGTNYIDNTFGLNYGKNIYELKANDAFYAEFFLRYRFIDATFSFAPKFLSINNDDKLKGKTTYFNLGFAFFPGSKFRQFAGLSMMKGLYLADSKRFFNDISASDAPPIDFTDNFIFPNAEYLSFQGETSYLWKGNKENYRPFTNMTYQPTKNEWIIMTGLAYQYNIMRNTNTVRFQDVEITDPQEDSPSRDLKIAIKSGVGMQRVFGKNWYAIAELYPQVYYARIISERFHDFNIGLNSAGRFGYDNGRFFAGVSGMMNWTNNRNENFYSFTHWQARIGFGIRFNNPKFAEKVFDKAEEKFNNFKKKHGN, encoded by the coding sequence TTGAAAGTAAAATATACCATTTCCGTTCTGGTTATTTCTGCGATGTTTAAATCTCAGGAAAAAGATTCTCTGAATCAGAATTTCAGTACTGCAAAAAACACTGTTTCAATCGTGGCGGGCACCAATTATATCGATAATACTTTCGGTCTTAATTACGGGAAAAACATTTATGAACTGAAAGCCAACGACGCTTTTTATGCAGAATTTTTTCTCAGATACCGTTTTATTGATGCTACATTCTCGTTCGCTCCAAAATTTCTATCGATCAACAATGACGATAAACTTAAAGGAAAAACTACCTATTTTAATCTTGGTTTTGCGTTCTTTCCGGGCTCAAAATTCCGGCAGTTTGCAGGATTGAGCATGATGAAAGGTCTGTATCTTGCCGACAGCAAAAGGTTTTTCAATGATATTTCAGCATCAGACGCTCCTCCAATTGATTTTACTGATAATTTTATTTTCCCCAACGCCGAATATCTTTCATTTCAGGGTGAAACCAGCTATTTGTGGAAGGGAAACAAAGAAAATTACCGCCCGTTCACCAACATGACGTACCAACCGACAAAGAATGAATGGATTATTATGACAGGTCTGGCATATCAGTACAACATTATGAGAAACACCAACACGGTGCGGTTTCAGGATGTTGAAATTACAGACCCACAGGAAGACTCGCCTTCACGGGATTTAAAAATTGCGATTAAATCCGGCGTAGGAATGCAGCGTGTTTTCGGTAAAAACTGGTACGCAATTGCTGAACTTTATCCGCAGGTCTATTATGCAAGAATTATTTCTGAACGTTTTCATGATTTTAATATTGGCCTGAATTCTGCGGGAAGATTTGGCTACGATAATGGCAGGTTTTTCGCCGGAGTATCAGGAATGATGAACTGGACGAATAACAGAAATGAAAATTTTTACTCATTCACACACTGGCAGGCAAGAATAGGTTTTGGTATTCGGTTTAATAACCCGAAATTTGCAGAGAAAGTATTTGATAAGGCCGAAGAAAAATTCAATAATTTTAAAAAGAAACATGGCAATTAA
- a CDS encoding tRNA (cytidine(34)-2'-O)-methyltransferase → MLNIVLVEPEIPNNTGNIGRLCVGTESRLHLIHPLGFLIDDKNLKRSGLDYWVHLDVTEYQNVDEWIKNIPDLSRVFLMSSHAEKSYLEIEFQDGDWLVFGKESKGLSKEVLDRFENHLTIPMSKLIRSFNIANSVAFVVGEAKRQLNLKL, encoded by the coding sequence ATGTTAAATATCGTTCTCGTAGAACCTGAAATACCGAACAATACAGGAAATATCGGCAGACTTTGTGTAGGAACCGAAAGCCGTTTACATCTTATTCATCCTTTAGGATTTTTAATTGATGACAAAAATCTGAAACGCTCCGGATTAGATTACTGGGTTCATCTTGATGTTACAGAATATCAAAATGTAGATGAATGGATAAAAAATATTCCGGATCTGTCACGTGTTTTTCTAATGAGTTCACATGCCGAAAAATCTTATCTGGAAATAGAATTTCAGGATGGCGACTGGCTGGTTTTCGGGAAGGAAAGTAAAGGTTTGAGCAAAGAGGTTTTAGACCGTTTTGAAAATCATCTGACGATTCCGATGTCTAAACTGATACGGAGTTTTAATATTGCCAATTCTGTTGCTTTTGTGGTGGGAGAAGCGAAAAGACAGCTCAATCTAAAACTTTAG
- the hemN gene encoding oxygen-independent coproporphyrinogen III oxidase has translation MNSLVDKYNIPGPRYTSYPTVPYWDESSFSPEKYKETVIRSFDESNSEEGISIYIHLPFCEALCTFCACHKRITKQHSVEIPYLESVLKEWNLYLKLFSEKPKLKELHLGGGTPTFFSPANLKTMLQGIFETVEIAEDPEFSFEGHPNNTTREHLTTLYDLGFRRVSFGVQDYDPKVQKAINRIQSYEKVKEVTEFAREIGYRGISHDLVFGLPHQNWEAMENTIRKTMELKPDRLAFYSYAHVPWVKGVGQRGFDENDLPSGDEKRRLYEDGKKLLEDLGYIEVGMDHFSLEHDDLYQSMTQSKLHRNFMGYTSSKTQLMVGLGMSAISDSWYAFAQNVKTVEEYQKMVEEGEIPVVKGHILNHEDLAVRRHILNLMCQLETEFTDANSFPELKNSLEMLSEMENDGLVEIYDTRVKITEKGRAFTRNVAMVFDLRMMRNKPETRIFSMTI, from the coding sequence ATGAATTCTTTAGTCGATAAATATAATATTCCCGGACCCCGTTACACATCTTATCCTACCGTTCCTTACTGGGACGAGAGCAGTTTTTCTCCTGAAAAATATAAGGAAACGGTAATAAGGTCTTTCGATGAATCTAATTCTGAAGAAGGGATTTCGATTTACATCCATCTTCCTTTTTGCGAGGCATTATGTACATTTTGTGCCTGTCACAAAAGAATTACGAAGCAACACAGCGTAGAAATTCCGTATCTGGAGTCTGTTTTGAAAGAGTGGAATTTATATTTAAAGCTGTTTTCAGAAAAGCCAAAATTAAAAGAACTTCACTTAGGTGGCGGAACTCCAACATTTTTTTCTCCGGCAAATTTAAAAACGATGCTTCAAGGTATTTTTGAAACTGTAGAAATCGCCGAAGATCCTGAATTTTCATTTGAAGGTCATCCGAATAATACGACCAGAGAACATTTAACAACATTGTATGATTTGGGTTTCAGAAGAGTGAGTTTTGGAGTTCAGGATTATGATCCTAAGGTTCAAAAAGCCATCAACAGAATTCAGTCGTATGAAAAAGTAAAGGAAGTCACAGAATTTGCGCGTGAAATCGGTTACAGAGGCATCAGCCATGATTTGGTTTTCGGTCTTCCACATCAAAACTGGGAAGCTATGGAAAATACCATCCGCAAAACGATGGAACTGAAGCCGGACAGACTGGCTTTTTATTCTTACGCTCACGTTCCGTGGGTAAAAGGTGTCGGACAAAGAGGTTTCGACGAAAACGACCTTCCGAGTGGTGACGAGAAAAGACGTTTATACGAAGACGGTAAAAAATTACTCGAAGATTTAGGCTATATTGAAGTTGGGATGGATCATTTTTCTCTTGAGCATGATGATTTGTATCAATCGATGACGCAGAGTAAACTTCACAGGAATTTTATGGGCTATACTTCAAGTAAAACACAACTGATGGTTGGTTTGGGAATGTCTGCGATCTCCGATTCATGGTATGCTTTTGCCCAAAATGTGAAAACGGTGGAAGAATACCAAAAGATGGTTGAGGAAGGTGAAATTCCTGTGGTGAAAGGTCATATTCTAAATCATGAAGATCTGGCTGTCCGCCGTCATATTTTGAATTTAATGTGTCAGCTGGAGACCGAATTTACAGATGCCAATTCATTCCCTGAATTGAAAAATTCACTTGAAATGCTCTCAGAAATGGAAAATGACGGTTTGGTTGAAATCTACGACACCAGAGTGAAAATTACCGAAAAGGGTAGAGCCTTCACAAGAAATGTTGCCATGGTTTTTGATTTGAGAATGATGCGAAATAAGCCTGAAACAAGGATTTTTTCAATGACGATTTAG
- a CDS encoding TCR/Tet family MFS transporter: MEKSKKSAAIGFIFITLLIDVIGLGIIIPVIPKLIEELIHGNVNEAAKYGGWLGFAYAFTQFVFSPIIGNLSDKFGRRPIILISLFGFAIDYIFLALAPNIWLLFVGRVIAGITGASFTTASAYIADISSDEDRAKNFGMIGAAFGLGFIIGPLLGGVLGYFGPRVPFYAAAVLCLVNFLYGYFILPESLDKDKRREFDWKRANPVGSFKFLLKHPELSGLVISLFLIYIAGHAVQTNWNYFTMSEFKWDELTVGISLGVVGILVALVQGVLIRYTTPKLGEFKSIYIGLALYAFGMLLFSFATEGWMMFVILVPYCLGGICGPALQSVISKNVASNEQGELQGALTGLMAVTATIGPPLMTNLFYHFSEKNAAFRFPGAPFFLAFIMMTVSVVITYYAFERKKS; the protein is encoded by the coding sequence ATGGAAAAATCAAAGAAAAGCGCAGCCATCGGCTTTATCTTTATCACGCTTTTAATCGATGTGATCGGGCTTGGAATTATCATTCCTGTGATACCGAAACTGATTGAAGAACTTATCCACGGCAATGTGAATGAAGCTGCAAAATATGGTGGCTGGCTGGGCTTTGCGTATGCATTCACCCAATTTGTTTTTTCTCCGATTATTGGTAATCTAAGTGATAAATTCGGACGGAGACCTATTATTCTTATATCACTTTTCGGTTTTGCAATTGATTACATTTTCCTTGCTTTGGCGCCAAATATCTGGCTTTTATTTGTGGGAAGAGTTATTGCCGGAATTACGGGAGCCAGCTTTACCACGGCAAGTGCTTACATTGCGGATATATCCTCAGATGAAGACCGTGCAAAGAACTTTGGAATGATTGGTGCTGCTTTCGGTCTGGGTTTCATCATCGGGCCGCTTTTGGGAGGTGTTTTGGGATATTTCGGACCGAGAGTTCCGTTTTATGCAGCTGCTGTTTTATGTTTGGTTAATTTCCTCTACGGATATTTTATTCTTCCTGAAAGTTTAGACAAAGACAAAAGACGTGAATTTGACTGGAAGCGTGCTAATCCGGTAGGTTCTTTTAAATTTCTACTCAAACATCCTGAACTTTCCGGTTTGGTGATCAGTCTGTTTTTAATTTATATCGCCGGCCACGCGGTACAGACCAACTGGAATTATTTTACAATGAGCGAGTTTAAATGGGACGAACTTACCGTAGGTATTTCCTTAGGGGTTGTCGGGATTCTGGTTGCCCTGGTGCAGGGAGTTTTAATACGGTACACAACGCCAAAACTGGGTGAGTTCAAAAGTATTTACATCGGATTGGCACTGTATGCTTTCGGGATGTTGCTGTTTTCTTTTGCCACAGAGGGCTGGATGATGTTTGTGATTTTGGTTCCATACTGCCTTGGTGGAATTTGCGGTCCGGCTCTACAATCGGTTATCTCTAAAAATGTTGCTTCCAATGAACAGGGAGAACTGCAGGGTGCTTTAACAGGTTTAATGGCGGTTACGGCGACAATCGGGCCTCCTTTGATGACCAATCTTTTTTATCATTTCAGCGAAAAAAATGCAGCTTTCAGATTTCCTGGAGCACCGTTTTTCCTCGCATTCATCATGATGACAGTGAGTGTAGTGATTACTTATTATGCCTTCGAAAGAAAGAAATCTTAA
- a CDS encoding 23S rRNA (pseudouridine(1915)-N(3))-methyltransferase RlmH: protein MRISLLCIGKTDDKEINSLIQYYLTRLPRHWNFEITEIPDIRNAKNLTPELLKKEEAKLFLNQIDKTDLVILLDEKGKQFTSREFAQKIDVWMNSSVKKIHILIGGAYGFSDEIYSRANEKMSLSKMTFTHQMIRLFIVEQVYRADQILQGKPYHND, encoded by the coding sequence ATGCGCATTTCACTTCTTTGTATTGGCAAAACGGACGATAAAGAAATTAATTCTCTTATTCAGTATTATCTTACCCGCCTTCCGAGACACTGGAATTTTGAAATTACCGAAATTCCCGACATCAGAAATGCTAAAAATTTAACGCCGGAACTTTTAAAAAAAGAGGAAGCAAAATTGTTTTTAAATCAAATCGATAAAACTGATTTAGTGATTCTTTTGGATGAGAAAGGAAAGCAGTTTACCAGCCGCGAGTTTGCCCAGAAGATTGATGTATGGATGAACTCTTCAGTGAAAAAAATACATATTCTGATTGGTGGAGCTTATGGTTTTTCCGACGAAATCTACAGCAGAGCCAATGAAAAAATGTCATTATCTAAAATGACATTTACACACCAGATGATCCGGTTATTTATCGTTGAACAGGTTTATCGTGCAGATCAGATTTTACAGGGAAAACCCTACCACAACGATTAA
- a CDS encoding Sec-independent protein translocase subunit TatA/TatB, which yields MELSFGEMALIVLAIVVLFGPDKLPSIARDLGAGVRKMRGAVDDIKTEIMKEADNPVSDIKKEIDKIKDAAKEYNPLNNLDDEFKNAVPNEFTDNKPLIKPSEDETYEGPVSR from the coding sequence ATGGAATTAAGTTTTGGAGAAATGGCTCTCATCGTTTTGGCGATCGTTGTTTTGTTCGGTCCCGATAAACTTCCGTCTATTGCCCGTGATTTGGGTGCAGGCGTTAGAAAGATGCGTGGTGCGGTAGATGATATCAAAACAGAAATCATGAAAGAAGCCGATAATCCGGTTTCAGACATCAAGAAAGAAATTGATAAGATTAAGGATGCTGCCAAAGAATACAATCCTTTAAATAATCTGGATGACGAGTTTAAAAACGCAGTGCCAAACGAATTCACAGATAACAAACCATTAATAAAACCTTCTGAAGACGAGACTTACGAAGGACCCGTAAGCAGATAA
- a CDS encoding PQQ-dependent sugar dehydrogenase, translating to MKNLLFVAGILCSSLLSAQSITLQEFATGFTAPVEIVNANDSRLFVVQQNGIIKILQPNGVTNGTNFLNIASKIIYNGERGLLGLAFHPQYATNGYFFVFYNDTAGNLTVARYTVSANADVADATTEKIIISIPKPFDNHNGGSIHFAPDGYLWVVTGDGGSGGDPNNNSQNKNSLLGKMLRLDINSTGPYNIPPGNPFIGVDGADEVWAYGLRNAWKFSFDLTSGNAMIADVGQEFFEEINAMPITQAGINYGWKCYEANSTFSTTGCAPMSSMTFPIAVYDHANGKCSITGGYVYRGTAFPALQGKYIFADYCSTQIGMLNSDNSITWTPAFTGNNFSTFGQDSQKELYVAAVTSGKIFKIQSGTLATDENILSEGIRVYPNPASERIFVNAYNLQNMTAEIMTSEGIKVLEQRVIDHENGINITGIPAGVYYLILKNGDLKSYSQRIIIK from the coding sequence ATGAAAAATCTACTTTTTGTGGCGGGCATCCTTTGTTCGTCACTGCTCTCTGCACAAAGCATTACATTGCAGGAGTTTGCCACGGGTTTCACAGCACCTGTGGAGATTGTAAATGCCAACGACAGCCGGCTGTTTGTTGTTCAGCAAAATGGTATTATCAAAATACTCCAGCCAAATGGTGTTACCAATGGAACCAACTTTCTGAATATCGCTTCAAAAATTATCTACAATGGTGAACGTGGTCTTTTAGGACTTGCATTTCACCCGCAGTATGCCACAAACGGTTATTTTTTTGTTTTTTATAATGATACTGCCGGCAACCTGACTGTGGCGAGATACACGGTAAGCGCAAATGCTGATGTTGCTGATGCTACTACAGAAAAAATCATCATCAGTATTCCAAAACCTTTTGATAATCACAATGGTGGAAGTATTCATTTTGCACCAGACGGATATCTTTGGGTGGTTACAGGCGATGGTGGCAGTGGCGGCGATCCGAATAACAATTCACAGAATAAAAATTCTCTATTGGGAAAAATGTTGAGATTAGACATCAATTCCACAGGACCTTACAATATTCCTCCGGGAAATCCTTTTATTGGAGTTGACGGTGCCGATGAAGTCTGGGCTTACGGATTGCGGAATGCATGGAAATTTTCTTTTGATTTAACTTCAGGAAACGCTATGATTGCTGACGTAGGACAGGAATTTTTCGAAGAAATAAATGCGATGCCTATCACTCAGGCGGGAATCAATTACGGATGGAAATGTTATGAAGCCAACAGTACATTCAGTACCACAGGATGTGCACCAATGAGCTCAATGACTTTCCCAATAGCTGTTTACGACCATGCAAACGGAAAATGCTCCATCACAGGTGGATATGTTTACAGAGGTACAGCATTTCCTGCGTTACAGGGAAAATATATTTTTGCAGACTACTGCTCCACACAGATTGGAATGCTGAATTCTGACAATTCTATTACCTGGACACCAGCTTTTACCGGAAATAATTTTTCAACATTCGGACAGGATTCACAGAAAGAACTTTATGTCGCTGCGGTAACAAGCGGAAAAATCTTTAAGATACAGTCTGGAACTCTGGCAACTGATGAGAATATTTTATCTGAAGGCATCAGAGTTTATCCTAATCCTGCATCAGAACGAATATTTGTAAATGCTTACAACCTTCAGAATATGACTGCCGAAATCATGACCAGTGAAGGAATAAAAGTTTTGGAACAAAGAGTTATAGACCATGAAAACGGGATTAATATTACAGGAATTCCGGCAGGAGTTTACTATTTAATCCTGAAAAATGGCGATCTGAAATCTTACAGTCAGAGAATCATCATCAAGTAA
- a CDS encoding tetratricopeptide repeat protein has product MTTKLFFLGTALFSMICINAQDKKLAEDCMRKNDYVCAEKQYQILADKELIQKFKSDYYLQLGTAQRRLGKTSSAFKSFESALITNPLSVSVYENLAALHNTKGSRPKALEYINSGLKVDEQNANLYLLRSKVYDNMGKKDLALKDLNYILTFAPDNLFAKTGLATLKRRSGDLEGSLADYNKLLTERPESLLYNGRAEVYVQMKKYKEALADVNKSISIDPKFSQSYVTKASVLFETAKPKEACENLDKAITLGHEKILLPDYALKCTKKTQ; this is encoded by the coding sequence ATGACAACAAAACTATTTTTTTTAGGTACAGCATTATTTTCAATGATCTGTATCAATGCTCAGGATAAAAAACTGGCAGAAGACTGTATGCGCAAAAACGATTATGTCTGTGCAGAAAAGCAGTATCAGATCTTAGCTGATAAAGAGTTAATTCAGAAATTTAAATCAGATTATTATCTTCAGTTGGGAACAGCACAGCGAAGACTCGGTAAAACCTCTTCTGCATTTAAATCCTTTGAATCTGCTCTGATTACAAATCCTCTTTCCGTTTCCGTATATGAAAATCTGGCGGCTCTTCACAATACAAAAGGCAGCCGTCCGAAAGCGCTGGAATACATCAATTCCGGACTCAAAGTTGATGAGCAGAACGCTAATCTTTATCTTTTGAGGTCTAAAGTGTATGACAATATGGGCAAAAAAGATCTTGCCCTGAAAGACCTGAACTACATTCTGACTTTTGCTCCGGACAATCTCTTCGCAAAAACAGGTTTGGCTACACTGAAAAGACGTTCGGGGGATCTTGAAGGTTCGCTTGCAGATTACAATAAACTTCTTACTGAACGACCGGAATCTCTTTTGTACAACGGAAGAGCCGAGGTGTACGTTCAGATGAAAAAATATAAGGAAGCTCTGGCTGACGTCAACAAATCGATTTCGATAGATCCTAAATTTTCTCAATCTTACGTCACGAAAGCATCAGTTTTATTTGAAACGGCAAAACCTAAAGAAGCCTGCGAAAATTTAGATAAAGCCATAACTTTAGGTCACGAGAAAATTCTTTTACCGGATTACGCATTAAAATGCACAAAAAAAACGCAGTAA